A single region of the Streptomyces sp. NBC_01262 genome encodes:
- a CDS encoding right-handed parallel beta-helix repeat-containing protein: protein MPPRGAIGLVAATTVVLGLVPVLAAAPAAHAAPKRLVVRAGESIQAAVDRAAPGDDIYVEPGVYRGSVQITVPRLTLRGAGPGTVIAPSAAGTENACARAGHGLCVTGTADHRANDVRLGHLTVAGFKKNGVNATRADRIEVRGLTARDNGQQGISLEQSVQGRFVGNESENNGESGIFIANYVNAEGGALDTDGALVRDNRLVGNRIGLVLRRLRDLVVENNHITDNCGGVFVVGDEGRPQAGDLTVRRNLVAENNHYCVSPANHGLPNIQGVGILLTGAADVLVEGNSVLGNVSTGTAGTATGPALKASPMAGGIVLYASNAPGTHNTGNTIRNNLALGNAPADLADRDSGGSGSSGSSGTTLAANTFTGNRCHISEPTGWC from the coding sequence ATGCCACCACGAGGGGCCATCGGCCTTGTCGCGGCCACCACCGTCGTCCTGGGCCTCGTCCCGGTCCTCGCCGCCGCCCCCGCGGCCCACGCCGCACCGAAGCGGCTGGTCGTACGGGCCGGGGAGTCCATCCAGGCGGCGGTGGACCGCGCCGCCCCCGGCGACGACATCTACGTCGAACCCGGCGTCTACCGGGGCAGCGTCCAGATCACCGTCCCCCGGCTCACCCTGCGCGGCGCCGGCCCGGGCACGGTCATCGCCCCGAGCGCGGCCGGTACGGAGAACGCCTGCGCCCGGGCCGGCCACGGACTCTGCGTCACCGGAACGGCCGATCACCGGGCCAACGATGTCCGCCTCGGCCATCTGACGGTCGCCGGCTTCAAGAAGAACGGCGTCAACGCCACCCGCGCCGACCGCATCGAGGTCCGCGGCCTCACCGCCCGCGACAACGGCCAGCAGGGCATCAGCCTGGAGCAGTCGGTGCAGGGCCGGTTCGTCGGCAACGAGTCCGAGAACAACGGCGAGTCAGGCATCTTCATCGCCAACTACGTCAACGCCGAAGGCGGCGCCCTCGACACCGACGGAGCCCTCGTCCGCGACAACCGCCTCGTCGGCAACCGCATCGGCCTCGTGCTGCGCCGGCTGCGGGATCTCGTCGTCGAGAACAACCACATCACCGACAACTGCGGCGGCGTCTTCGTCGTCGGCGACGAAGGCCGCCCCCAGGCCGGTGACCTGACGGTCCGCCGCAACCTCGTCGCCGAGAACAACCACTACTGCGTCAGCCCCGCCAACCACGGCCTGCCCAACATCCAGGGCGTCGGCATCCTCCTCACCGGAGCGGCGGACGTACTGGTCGAGGGCAACAGCGTGCTCGGCAACGTCAGCACCGGCACCGCAGGCACTGCCACCGGCCCCGCCCTCAAGGCCTCGCCCATGGCGGGCGGCATCGTCCTCTACGCCAGCAACGCCCCCGGCACCCACAACACCGGCAACACCATCCGCAACAACCTCGCCCTGGGCAACGCCCCCGCCGACCTCGCCGACCGCGACTCCGGCGGCAGCGGCAGTAGCGGCAGCAGCGGCACCACCCTCGCCGCCAACACCTTCACCGGCAACCGCTGCCACATCTCCGAACCGACAGGCTGGTGCTGA
- a CDS encoding wax ester/triacylglycerol synthase family O-acyltransferase, producing MSNELLGPLDLAFWHADSQDHPLHMGALAVFAPVAGRGPREVAELLAARAAQVPRLRRRVRDVWMPVGAAAWVDDPRFDVRRHVYLHREWPELAAELMERPLNRDRPPWEIHVIEGADGEPFSVLLKIHHALADGLRAVSLGAVLFDESPGLVRLTAPRKAAPPAVAGPGPGLRSRVGAAVGAAVGEAGQALGIGAAMARASLGASVGSRTIPALAAPSSGSRQLATAVLDLDAVQLIRKAGGGTVNDVLIAMVAGMLRRWMSERGEDVTTAVPRALVPVSRRPGDGHRGAGNRLSGYLAELPVAEPDPLRRLDAVRGVMDRNKAAGPGRGPGAAVLLTDYLLPVASRLGAPLAGHAVRLLFDILVTSVPVPDLGFTVGGCPLTALYPLAPLARGQSLAVAMTTYRGKVHLGLVGDGCAAPDLQLLADAAHAELADLGAAVA from the coding sequence ATGAGCAATGAGCTGCTGGGCCCCCTGGACCTCGCTTTCTGGCACGCGGACTCGCAGGACCACCCCCTGCACATGGGCGCGCTGGCGGTCTTCGCGCCGGTGGCCGGCCGCGGGCCGCGGGAGGTGGCGGAGCTGCTGGCGGCCCGGGCGGCTCAGGTGCCCCGGCTGCGGCGGCGGGTGCGGGACGTGTGGATGCCGGTGGGCGCGGCGGCGTGGGTGGACGACCCGCGGTTCGATGTGCGGCGGCATGTGTATCTGCACCGGGAATGGCCGGAGCTGGCGGCCGAGCTGATGGAGCGTCCGCTGAACCGGGACCGGCCGCCCTGGGAGATCCACGTGATCGAGGGTGCGGACGGGGAGCCCTTCTCCGTACTGCTGAAGATCCATCACGCCCTGGCCGACGGGCTCCGGGCGGTGTCCCTGGGGGCGGTGCTCTTCGACGAGAGCCCGGGGCTGGTACGGCTGACGGCTCCGCGGAAGGCGGCGCCTCCGGCGGTCGCCGGGCCGGGGCCGGGCCTGCGGTCGCGGGTCGGGGCCGCGGTCGGGGCGGCCGTCGGCGAGGCGGGGCAGGCGCTGGGCATCGGGGCGGCGATGGCGCGGGCCTCGCTGGGGGCGTCGGTCGGATCCCGGACGATTCCGGCGCTGGCGGCCCCGTCGAGCGGGTCCCGGCAGCTCGCGACGGCGGTGCTCGATCTCGACGCCGTCCAGCTGATCCGCAAGGCGGGCGGCGGCACCGTGAACGACGTGCTGATCGCGATGGTCGCCGGGATGCTGCGGCGCTGGATGAGCGAGCGCGGCGAGGACGTGACCACCGCCGTCCCCCGCGCGCTGGTGCCGGTGTCCCGGCGGCCCGGCGACGGCCACCGTGGCGCCGGGAACCGGCTGTCGGGCTACCTGGCCGAGCTCCCGGTCGCCGAGCCGGACCCGCTGCGGCGGCTGGACGCCGTACGCGGGGTCATGGACCGCAACAAGGCCGCCGGCCCCGGCCGGGGCCCGGGCGCCGCGGTGCTGCTCACCGATTACCTGCTCCCGGTGGCCAGCCGTCTGGGCGCCCCGCTGGCCGGGCACGCCGTGCGGCTGCTCTTCGACATCCTGGTGACCAGCGTCCCCGTCCCCGACCTCGGCTTCACGGTCGGCGGCTGCCCGCTCACGGCCCTCTACCCGCTCGCCCCGCTGGCCCGGGGGCAGTCCCTTGCCGTCGCCATGACCACGTACCGGGGAAAGGTTCATCTCGGGCTCGTCGGAGACGGATGCGCCGCCCCTGACCTGCAGCTTCTCGCGGACGCTGCGCACGCGGAGCTGGCGGACCTGGGCGCCGCGGTCGCCTGA
- a CDS encoding ROK family protein: MHSSPSGNQLERVADGARRRTSASAVMRTVLEDGPVARSSIARRTGLSPASVTGHCAQLARLGLLREAPEALRTNGVGRPHIPVDLDDSRFLAGGVHVAVPYTTVALLGLRGQVVAQRRLTHRDGATEPGRILARAAEGLGALRAAQDPRATLLGVGLATGGWVDRAQGTVVEHPMLGWRDVAASELLGGLTGLPVHVDAHSRALANGERLFGITRGDRSSLHLFIGNVVDAAFATGDGVHHGPRSQAGAIAHLPVERGTVACPCGRTGCLQAEVSEQTLCRRAYEAGIVPAPSDPLLVLAAAEAGDRRAVRLLLERARLVGRAAALLLDVLNPDTVVITELGVIHRQDCLAALREEVAARTSAVVDVERTVVPTSFPAAEILAVAGGSVVLDVLYRDPLGVLESVTDDSR; the protein is encoded by the coding sequence ATGCACTCCAGCCCCAGTGGAAACCAGCTCGAACGCGTCGCCGACGGCGCGCGCCGCCGGACCAGCGCCAGCGCTGTGATGCGCACCGTCCTGGAGGACGGACCGGTCGCCCGCAGCAGCATCGCCCGGCGCACCGGCCTGTCCCCGGCGTCCGTGACCGGGCACTGCGCACAGCTCGCCCGCCTCGGCCTCCTCCGGGAGGCGCCGGAGGCCCTGCGTACGAACGGGGTGGGCCGCCCCCACATCCCGGTCGACCTGGACGACTCCCGCTTTCTGGCCGGGGGCGTGCATGTGGCGGTGCCGTACACCACCGTCGCCCTGCTGGGCCTGCGCGGGCAGGTCGTCGCGCAGCGGCGCCTGACGCACCGCGACGGCGCGACCGAGCCCGGCCGGATACTCGCGCGCGCCGCCGAAGGCCTCGGCGCCCTACGGGCCGCGCAGGATCCCCGCGCCACTCTGCTCGGCGTCGGCCTGGCCACCGGCGGCTGGGTCGACCGCGCCCAGGGCACCGTCGTCGAGCACCCGATGCTCGGCTGGCGTGATGTGGCCGCCTCGGAACTGCTGGGCGGGCTCACCGGCCTCCCGGTCCATGTGGACGCCCATTCGCGGGCGCTGGCCAACGGCGAGCGGCTCTTCGGGATCACGCGCGGCGACCGGAGCTCGCTGCACCTGTTCATCGGCAACGTCGTGGACGCCGCCTTCGCCACCGGCGACGGGGTGCACCACGGGCCCCGGTCGCAGGCGGGCGCGATCGCCCATCTGCCGGTGGAGCGCGGCACGGTGGCCTGCCCCTGCGGCCGGACCGGGTGCCTGCAGGCCGAGGTGTCCGAGCAGACCCTGTGCAGGCGGGCGTACGAAGCCGGCATCGTCCCGGCCCCGTCGGATCCGCTGCTGGTCCTGGCCGCCGCCGAAGCGGGCGACCGGCGCGCGGTCCGGCTCCTGCTGGAGCGCGCCCGGCTGGTCGGCCGGGCGGCGGCGCTGCTGCTGGACGTGCTGAACCCGGACACGGTCGTCATCACCGAACTCGGCGTCATCCACCGGCAGGACTGCCTGGCCGCGCTGCGGGAGGAGGTCGCGGCCCGTACGTCGGCGGTCGTCGACGTCGAGCGGACGGTGGTCCCGACCAGCTTCCCTGCGGCGGAGATACTCGCCGTGGCCGGCGGCTCGGTGGTTCTCGACGTGCTGTACCGCGACCCGCTCGGGGTGCTGGAATCGGTGACGGATGATTCCCGCTAG
- a CDS encoding ABC transporter substrate-binding protein has product MPGPHSAALGPALDRRMFTRSLLGTAAALGLGACTTATAAGPKLASNAALPTAVPAGTKLSIASYLGTQQLQFKLAGLDKLPFTVSNWVNIGAGPDVINAFRAKSLDVANNAGIPPIQAHYQGYDAKIVAINITRKPNYLFATRPGSDIKDVQGFRGKKLAFSQGQAQGVVLLRALNQAGIAYSDVKLVPLTSNQFFTALQSGQVDIAPLANSQAPAYLKQYEAKGAHAITTDVVDLLNLLWAPASVLADSAKAAAVAAYIPAWAKGQVWAYENPDAWNEEFYVKTQNLTLAQARSITALANKPLFPPSWDEAITWEQETADLLAEGGFVKSFKVGSLFDRRFEGIAAKSVPAGYRS; this is encoded by the coding sequence ATGCCCGGTCCCCATTCCGCTGCCCTCGGACCCGCCCTCGACCGGCGAATGTTCACCCGCTCCCTGCTCGGTACGGCGGCGGCCCTCGGCCTCGGCGCGTGCACCACCGCCACCGCCGCCGGGCCCAAGCTGGCGTCGAACGCCGCGCTGCCCACCGCCGTCCCCGCCGGCACCAAGCTCAGCATCGCCTCGTACCTGGGCACCCAGCAGCTCCAGTTCAAGCTCGCCGGGCTGGACAAGCTCCCCTTCACCGTCTCCAACTGGGTGAACATCGGCGCGGGGCCCGATGTCATCAACGCCTTCCGCGCCAAGTCCCTGGACGTGGCCAACAACGCGGGCATCCCGCCGATCCAGGCCCACTACCAGGGCTACGACGCGAAGATCGTCGCGATCAACATCACCCGCAAGCCCAACTACCTCTTCGCCACCAGACCGGGCAGCGACATCAAGGACGTCCAGGGCTTCAGGGGCAAGAAGCTGGCCTTCTCGCAGGGCCAGGCCCAGGGCGTGGTCCTGCTGCGCGCCCTGAATCAGGCCGGCATCGCGTACTCCGACGTAAAGCTCGTGCCGCTGACCAGCAACCAGTTCTTCACCGCCCTCCAGTCCGGCCAGGTGGACATCGCGCCGCTGGCCAACTCCCAGGCACCGGCGTACCTCAAGCAGTACGAGGCCAAGGGCGCCCACGCCATCACCACCGACGTCGTGGACCTCCTCAACCTGCTGTGGGCCCCCGCCTCCGTGCTGGCCGACTCGGCGAAGGCCGCCGCGGTGGCGGCATACATCCCGGCCTGGGCCAAGGGCCAGGTGTGGGCGTACGAGAACCCCGACGCCTGGAACGAGGAGTTCTACGTCAAGACCCAGAACCTCACCCTCGCCCAGGCCCGGTCGATCACCGCGCTCGCCAACAAGCCGCTGTTCCCGCCGAGCTGGGACGAGGCCATCACCTGGGAGCAGGAGACCGCCGACCTGCTCGCCGAGGGCGGCTTCGTGAAGTCCTTCAAGGTCGGATCCCTCTTCGACCGGCGCTTCGAGGGCATCGCGGCCAAGTCCGTCCCCGCCGGATACCGGAGCTGA
- a CDS encoding ABC transporter permease: MTDLIAASAAPPISRAEAPVPQGGARRPARRLAPGKRLPASRLIGPALVVALWAVASATGRLDPGFIPAPWTVLRTGVHLWTDGTLRTDVLTSLQRAALGFALGLTGGVVLALLSGLSRTGEALIDGTVQLNRAVPTLGLIPLFILWLGIGETFKVAIIAIVVYIPIYLNLHSALSGIDSRFVELAEVLRLSRLQFIRRIVIPGALPGFFVGLRLGVTGSWLSLVVLEQINATSGLGYLMFQAQNYGQTDVIILGLAIYGVFGLVSDTAVRLIERRVLSWRRTLSN, encoded by the coding sequence ATGACCGACCTCATCGCAGCGAGCGCAGCCCCGCCCATCAGCCGGGCCGAAGCGCCGGTGCCACAAGGCGGAGCCCGCCGCCCCGCCCGCAGGCTCGCCCCCGGCAAGCGCCTGCCCGCGTCCCGCCTCATCGGCCCCGCACTCGTCGTGGCCCTCTGGGCGGTCGCCTCCGCCACCGGCCGCCTCGACCCCGGCTTCATCCCGGCCCCGTGGACCGTCCTGCGCACCGGCGTGCACCTGTGGACCGACGGCACCCTGCGCACCGACGTCCTCACCTCGCTGCAACGCGCCGCGCTCGGCTTCGCCCTCGGCCTCACCGGCGGCGTGGTGCTGGCCCTGCTGTCCGGGCTCAGCCGCACCGGCGAGGCCCTCATCGACGGCACCGTCCAGCTCAACCGCGCGGTGCCCACCCTCGGGCTGATCCCACTGTTCATCCTCTGGCTCGGCATCGGCGAGACCTTCAAGGTCGCGATCATCGCCATCGTCGTGTACATCCCGATCTACCTGAACCTGCACTCCGCCCTGTCCGGCATCGACAGCCGCTTCGTCGAACTCGCCGAGGTGCTGAGGCTCAGCCGGCTCCAGTTCATCCGGCGGATCGTCATCCCCGGCGCCCTGCCCGGCTTCTTCGTCGGCCTGCGCCTGGGCGTCACCGGCTCCTGGCTCTCCCTGGTCGTCCTGGAGCAGATCAACGCGACCAGCGGCCTCGGCTACCTGATGTTCCAGGCCCAGAACTACGGCCAGACCGACGTGATCATCCTCGGCCTGGCGATCTACGGGGTCTTCGGCCTGGTCTCCGACACCGCCGTCCGCCTCATCGAGCGAAGGGTCCTGTCATGGCGACGCACGTTGAGCAACTGA
- a CDS encoding ABC transporter ATP-binding protein, which yields MATHVEQLTRSFGPRTVLHGIDLRIPDGQFTALLGHSGSGKSTLLRAIAGLDHEVTGSGSLEAPERVSVVFQDSRLLPWLRVLDNVILGAPGPDALERGRAALAEVGLGGREKAWPSQLSGGEAQRAALARSLVWEPELLLADEPFGALDALTRIKMHALTRELWERHRPSVLLVTHDVDEAIVLADRVLVLDEGRIGLDLTVDIPHPRSYRDPRLGEYRERLLAALGVVEDYAANPQGATP from the coding sequence ATGGCGACGCACGTTGAGCAACTGACCCGCTCCTTCGGCCCCCGTACCGTCCTGCACGGCATCGACCTCCGCATCCCCGACGGGCAGTTCACCGCCCTGCTCGGCCACAGCGGCTCCGGCAAGAGCACCCTGCTGCGCGCCATCGCCGGCCTCGACCACGAGGTCACCGGCAGCGGCTCGCTGGAAGCCCCCGAGCGGGTCTCGGTCGTCTTCCAGGACTCCCGCCTCCTGCCCTGGCTCCGCGTCCTGGACAACGTGATCCTCGGCGCCCCCGGCCCCGACGCCCTCGAACGCGGCCGCGCCGCCCTGGCCGAGGTCGGCCTCGGCGGCCGCGAGAAGGCCTGGCCCAGCCAGCTCTCCGGCGGCGAGGCCCAGCGCGCCGCCCTCGCCCGCTCCCTGGTCTGGGAGCCCGAACTGCTCCTCGCCGACGAGCCGTTCGGCGCCCTCGACGCGCTCACCCGGATCAAGATGCACGCCCTGACCCGCGAGCTCTGGGAGCGCCACCGGCCCTCCGTACTCCTGGTCACCCACGACGTCGACGAGGCGATCGTGCTCGCCGACCGCGTCCTCGTCCTCGACGAGGGCCGCATCGGCCTCGACCTGACCGTCGACATCCCCCACCCCCGTTCCTACCGCGACCCGCGCCTCGGCGAATACCGCGAACGGCTGCTGGCCGCGCTGGGCGTGGTCGAGGACTACGCCGCGAACCCCCAGGGAGCCACACCGTGA
- a CDS encoding LLM class flavin-dependent oxidoreductase has product MSTGHHEASWRLPESDPHAGADLAHYRDLARIAERGTFDSLFLADGPVLFNNVGQRPSGVLEPITLLTALAAATDHIGLIATASTSYNSPYNLARRFASLDHISGGRAGWNIVTTAGAEAARNFSLDSEPAHATRYERAAEFLDVSLKLWDSWEDDLVVADKTSGVWGDAAKVHPPRHRGRYFQVEGALNVPRSPQGYPLLVQAGSSEDGKHFAARYAEAVFTAQQTLADAQSFYADLKSRTRAAGRDPDHIKILPGIVPVIGDTEAEARRREAELEEHIVPEHGLHQLAKLMSIDPGLLDLDSRLPDDLPPEAEIEGAKSRYTLIVELARRDDLTVRQLIGRLGGGRGHLTFAGTPEQIADAIQDWFTHGAADGFNIMPAVLPSGLALFVDQVVPILRSRGLFRTQYVPGQTLRDRYGLPRPANQYVDAPELALAAH; this is encoded by the coding sequence ATGAGCACCGGCCACCACGAGGCCTCCTGGCGCCTCCCCGAAAGCGACCCCCACGCCGGAGCCGACCTCGCCCACTACCGCGACCTCGCCCGCATCGCCGAGCGCGGCACCTTCGACTCCCTCTTCCTCGCCGACGGCCCCGTCCTCTTCAACAACGTCGGCCAGCGCCCCTCCGGCGTACTCGAACCGATCACCCTCCTCACCGCACTGGCCGCCGCGACCGACCACATCGGACTGATCGCCACCGCCTCCACCTCCTACAACTCCCCCTACAACCTCGCCCGCCGCTTCGCCTCCCTGGACCACATCAGCGGCGGCCGGGCCGGTTGGAACATCGTCACCACCGCAGGCGCCGAGGCCGCCCGCAACTTCAGCCTCGACAGCGAGCCCGCCCACGCCACCCGCTACGAGCGCGCCGCCGAGTTCCTCGACGTGTCCCTCAAGCTCTGGGACAGCTGGGAGGACGACCTCGTCGTCGCCGACAAGACCTCCGGCGTCTGGGGCGACGCCGCCAAGGTCCACCCGCCCCGCCACCGCGGCCGCTACTTCCAGGTCGAGGGCGCCCTCAACGTCCCCCGCTCCCCCCAGGGCTACCCGCTACTGGTCCAGGCCGGCTCCTCCGAGGACGGCAAGCACTTCGCCGCCCGCTACGCCGAGGCCGTCTTCACCGCCCAGCAGACCCTCGCCGACGCCCAGTCCTTCTACGCCGACCTCAAATCCCGTACGCGCGCGGCGGGCCGCGACCCCGATCACATCAAGATCCTCCCCGGCATCGTCCCCGTCATCGGCGACACCGAGGCCGAAGCCCGCCGCCGCGAGGCCGAGCTGGAAGAACACATCGTCCCCGAACACGGCCTGCACCAGCTCGCCAAGCTGATGAGCATCGACCCAGGCCTCCTGGACCTGGACTCCCGGCTCCCGGACGACCTGCCGCCCGAAGCCGAAATCGAAGGCGCCAAGAGCCGCTACACCCTCATCGTCGAACTCGCCCGCCGCGACGACCTCACCGTCCGCCAGCTCATCGGACGCCTCGGCGGCGGCCGCGGCCACCTCACCTTCGCCGGCACCCCCGAGCAGATCGCCGACGCCATCCAGGACTGGTTCACCCACGGCGCCGCCGACGGCTTCAACATCATGCCCGCCGTCCTCCCCTCCGGCCTCGCCCTCTTCGTCGACCAGGTCGTCCCGATCCTGCGCTCCCGCGGCCTGTTCCGTACGCAGTACGTCCCCGGCCAGACGCTGCGCGACCGCTACGGCCTGCCCCGCCCGGCCAACCAGTACGTCGACGCCCCCGAACTCGCCCTAGCCGCGCACTGA
- a CDS encoding TauD/TfdA dioxygenase family protein produces MTVDTRKVTANIGAQVTGVDISKPLDDETVTAIRAALNEHKALVFDNVDLDDEGQQDFARHFGPLTTAHPTVPSIDGAPNILPVDSERGRANHWHTDVTFVLNPPQASTLRSIVIPPYGGETLIANSGAAYRDLPEPLRHLADTLWAVHTNDYDYAVPDESLDEAQAEQRAQFTSITYQTAHPVVRVHPLTGERGLFIGGFAQRIVGLSTAESRKILDLLQSYVTRPENVLRWRWSPNQLVLFDNRITQHYAIDNYDDRPRRLNRVTVAGDVPAGIDGKQSYSITGDASHYTPVAA; encoded by the coding sequence ATGACCGTCGACACCCGCAAGGTCACCGCCAACATCGGCGCTCAGGTCACCGGCGTGGACATCTCCAAGCCGCTCGACGACGAGACCGTCACCGCCATCCGCGCCGCCCTCAACGAGCACAAGGCCCTGGTCTTCGACAACGTCGACCTCGACGACGAGGGCCAGCAGGACTTCGCCCGCCACTTCGGCCCCCTCACCACCGCCCACCCCACCGTCCCCTCCATCGACGGCGCCCCCAACATCCTCCCCGTCGACAGCGAGCGCGGCCGCGCCAACCACTGGCACACCGACGTCACCTTCGTCCTCAACCCCCCGCAGGCCAGCACCCTGCGCAGCATCGTCATCCCGCCCTACGGCGGCGAGACCCTCATCGCCAACTCCGGCGCCGCCTACCGCGACCTCCCCGAGCCGCTCCGCCACCTCGCCGACACCCTCTGGGCCGTCCACACCAACGACTACGACTACGCCGTCCCCGACGAGTCCCTCGACGAGGCCCAGGCCGAGCAGCGCGCCCAGTTCACCTCCATCACCTACCAGACCGCCCACCCCGTCGTCCGCGTCCACCCCCTCACCGGCGAGCGCGGCCTCTTCATCGGCGGCTTCGCCCAGCGCATCGTCGGCCTGTCCACCGCCGAGTCCCGCAAGATCCTCGACCTCCTCCAGAGCTACGTCACCCGCCCGGAGAACGTCCTGCGCTGGCGCTGGTCCCCCAACCAGCTCGTCCTCTTCGACAACCGCATCACCCAGCACTACGCCATCGACAACTACGACGACCGCCCCCGCCGCCTGAACCGCGTCACCGTCGCCGGTGACGTGCCGGCCGGTATCGACGGCAAGCAGAGCTACTCGATCACCGGCGACGCCTCGCACTACACGCCGGTCGCGGCGTAG
- a CDS encoding YncE family protein, giving the protein MADSTAVLPAGSAGKIVVDGVHQRVFASDPLGAEVIATDYDGKVLGTLKSLTGVLDLTLSADSGTLYAASQSLHAIVAIDTTTLQETTRYAVDVNGGPRYLALAGRKLWFGYGSQSDDGNIGSVDVSAAEPTVTLDLGAGDSPTSGLWYDPPHLDADPAQPNTLVAVEEGLSASGITVYDVSSGTPVQTGLRNGYTDGVGFATDIDLSPDGSRVTVDGWRSYSADASMTYLGDYGTQNAGGTDIRSDGTVATGNGKTVYVYRQGATSAWRSYTLPDNLMRGGLAWSGDGSRIFALTNDGDGSEGVTALQVLTDPDKTVTTVTVSAPATADRAKQLTVTGKAVNNAPLPAGTPLKVTRTDLESPKGKALPDTTVNADGTFSFTDTPPAGSKVKYTVAYPGDTDRTAASGSDTVTVSRKSPTLTLNKNGKIYAYGTDVTFTAHLGTTYKNRVVEIWADPYGPDKPKKLVKKGTVNAGGNLSVKLHLTRDTALSTVFAGDSRYAPKTAKSTAFAKVKVSTALSKYYKTGKIGSTKYYYFHKNTSVIATTTMTYYKGRSQKLELQVYYDGKWYASGSDYFSLNTSGKSKVNLGSPGESGIRARVRSSYINSSSGDTVNSTTHGAWKYFYFTK; this is encoded by the coding sequence ATGGCTGACAGCACCGCTGTTCTGCCGGCCGGCTCGGCCGGGAAAATCGTGGTGGACGGCGTCCACCAGCGGGTGTTCGCGAGTGACCCGCTGGGGGCCGAGGTCATCGCCACCGACTACGACGGCAAGGTGCTGGGCACCCTCAAGTCGCTGACCGGCGTCCTCGACCTCACGCTGTCCGCCGACTCCGGCACCCTGTACGCGGCCTCGCAGTCGCTGCACGCGATCGTGGCCATCGACACCACGACCCTGCAGGAGACCACGCGCTACGCCGTGGACGTGAACGGCGGCCCGCGCTACCTGGCGCTGGCCGGCCGCAAGCTGTGGTTCGGCTACGGCAGCCAGTCGGACGACGGCAACATCGGCTCCGTCGACGTCTCGGCGGCGGAACCCACGGTCACACTGGACCTGGGCGCGGGAGACTCCCCGACCAGCGGTCTCTGGTACGACCCGCCGCACCTCGACGCCGACCCCGCGCAGCCCAACACCCTGGTCGCCGTGGAGGAGGGACTCAGCGCCTCCGGCATCACCGTCTACGACGTGTCCTCCGGAACGCCCGTCCAGACCGGCCTGCGCAACGGCTACACCGACGGTGTCGGCTTCGCGACCGACATCGACCTGAGCCCCGACGGCAGCCGGGTCACCGTGGACGGCTGGCGAAGTTACTCCGCCGACGCGTCCATGACCTACCTCGGCGACTACGGCACCCAGAACGCCGGCGGCACGGACATCCGTTCCGACGGCACCGTCGCCACCGGCAACGGGAAGACGGTGTACGTCTACCGTCAGGGCGCCACCTCGGCCTGGCGCTCGTACACCCTCCCCGACAACCTGATGCGGGGCGGCCTGGCCTGGTCGGGCGACGGAAGCCGCATCTTCGCCCTCACCAACGACGGTGACGGCAGCGAGGGCGTGACCGCCCTCCAGGTCCTCACCGACCCCGACAAGACCGTCACCACGGTCACCGTCAGTGCTCCGGCCACCGCCGACCGCGCCAAGCAGCTCACCGTCACCGGCAAGGCCGTCAACAACGCCCCGCTCCCGGCCGGCACCCCCCTGAAGGTCACCCGCACCGATCTGGAGTCCCCCAAGGGCAAGGCCCTCCCCGACACCACGGTCAACGCGGACGGCACCTTCTCCTTCACCGACACCCCGCCCGCCGGCTCCAAGGTGAAGTACACCGTCGCCTACCCGGGCGACACCGACCGCACCGCCGCCTCCGGCTCCGACACGGTCACCGTCTCCCGCAAGAGCCCCACCCTGACGCTGAACAAGAACGGCAAGATCTACGCCTACGGCACCGACGTCACGTTCACCGCGCACCTCGGCACCACGTACAAGAACCGCGTCGTGGAGATCTGGGCCGACCCCTACGGCCCCGACAAGCCCAAGAAGCTCGTGAAGAAGGGCACCGTCAACGCCGGCGGCAACCTCTCGGTCAAGCTGCACCTGACCCGCGACACCGCCCTGAGCACCGTCTTCGCGGGCGACAGCCGCTACGCGCCCAAGACGGCCAAGTCCACCGCGTTCGCCAAGGTGAAGGTCTCCACCGCGCTCTCCAAGTACTACAAAACCGGCAAAATCGGCTCCACGAAGTACTACTACTTCCACAAGAACACCAGCGTCATCGCCACCACCACGATGACCTACTACAAGGGCCGCTCGCAGAAGCTCGAACTCCAGGTGTACTACGACGGCAAGTGGTACGCCTCCGGCTCCGACTACTTCTCCCTGAACACCAGCGGCAAGTCCAAGGTCAACCTCGGCTCCCCGGGCGAGTCCGGCATCCGCGCCCGCGTCCGCTCCTCGTACATCAACAGCTCCTCCGGCGACACGGTGAACTCCACGACCCACGGGGCGTGGAAGTACTTCTACTTCACCAAGTAG